The following nucleotide sequence is from Barnesiella viscericola DSM 18177.
GACAGCAGGTCATCTACGTGAAGAATGTTATCAGGATTATGCCTTGTATTTCGTGAAATGGATAAAGGCTTTTGCTGAAAATGGCATCCACATTACTGCTGTCACCCCTCAGAACGAACCTCTCCATGGAGGTAATAGCGCTTCGATGTTTATGCTTTGGGAAGAGCAACGCGATTTCATCAAGACAGCCCTTGGTCCGTCGTTCAGAGACAATAATATCGACACTAAAATTTATGTGTTTGACCATAATTATAGCTACGATAATTGGGAGGGACAGATAGGTTATCCCAGTCTGATATATTCCGATTCTCAAGCCAAACAATATATTTCTGGAGCCGCATATCATAATTATAGCGGGGATGCTTCGGAAATGACCGCAATACACGACGCCAATCCTGATATGGCATTGCTTTTTACGGAATGGACGGCAGGAGAATGGTACCTGCGAGTGGATCATGCAAGAATTCTCGAAGATGTGAAAAATCTGATTTTTGATGTTGTCAACAACTGGGGGCGCGGTGCGATAGTGTGGAATATGATACTTGATAACAATCATGGACCGTATCGTCCGGGAGGATGCTTTAACGGTAACGGAGCTGTTGACATTGATATCGAGACATATGGCAAGATAACATATAATTCATTTTACTATACAATTTGCCTGGCGATGACAGCCTCACGACCCGGTGGACACAGAGCGTCTGTTGACGGGAATGTCGCCGACACGGAGTTCGTAGCCTTTTCAAATCCAGACGGTACAACAGGAATCATAGCTACCAACAATTCTGTCAATGCGAAGAAAGTGACGATTTATGATGGCAAGAGATACTTTTGCATTGATATCCCACCTCTCACTGCGGCATCCTATCGTTGGCAATGAACTTTCGCTAATATCGTTATAGCTTTTAGATTCGGTATTTCTCATATAAACAGACTATTATATACCATTTTGTAATGTCTCCACCAATATTTGTCTCGTAATAAATATGATTCGAAAATCGGGCCTTCCTCATATACCGATTATATCCGGATATATCCTTATTCTTGTGCTCACTGTTGCAATAGGTTATGCCTATTATAACGAGGAGCACACTTTATCTCTGATGGATGAGAGGAATCGTTCCGCCAATGAGCTGCGTCGGGAAATAAACGAACTTAACATGCACATGACAGCACTCTCGCTTATGGGCGAAACCGCGATGGAGTGGACTGACATGGAGCGGGACAGATATCATCGCCAGAGACTCCATATCGACAGCACACTGTGTGAGTTCAGCCGGATCTTCATTTCGGAGGCAGCCGACATAGACAGCCTCCGTATTCTTCTTGAGGACAAGGAGAAGAAACTGCTCCAGCTTGCAGAAATATACCGGCGTCAAAAGGCTCTCGGTGACGAGATGGCCAACAAACTGCCTGTGATAGCTCGCCAGAGCGCCAAAGAGGAGCCAAAGAAACCTAAGCGCAAAGGCTTCCTCGGTTTATTCGGCAAAAAGGAAGAACCAAAACCCTCTGCCACCACGACCATGCTGTACAGTTTCAACCGTGGTCTCATGGCTGAGCGCAGGGCGCAGAACGAAAGCCTTAAAGCCCATGCAGACAGCCTGTCACGGCAAAACAGGAATCTTAACGTCCGCTTGCAGAATCTTATAAGTTATCTTGACGGTAAGGCCCAGGCTGATCTCCGGCAGCAGGAACTTGAGATTGCAGCTACCCGTGAAGAGTCATATCGTGATATAGGTGTACTGACAGCCATCACCCTATTGATGCTGTTCGTTTCTTATGTCATAATACACCGCGATATGAAGCGGCGAGACCGGAATAAGCACAAACTGGAGGAAAGCATACGGCAGAACCGGTCGCTGCTTGAAATGCGTAAGAAAATAATCCTCACCATATCCCATGACATACGCGGTCCGCTAAACGTGATAAGCGGCAGTGCAGAACTTGCCATTGACACCCGCGACAAAAGGAAGCGTGACGGCTACCTGAACAATGCACGGTACCTTTGCCGCCACGTGGTTCACCTTCTCAACAACCTGCTGGATGTCTACCGGCTCAATGAGGCGAAAGAGACCCCGAACAATGTCCCGTTCAGGCTGAACGTACTGTTTGACAGGATAGCCATCGGTGCGGCGCAGATAATCAATGACAAGGGTCTGCTGTTCAAGCACGATTACAGGAATATCGACGTGACAGTAATCGGAGACGAGGACCGAATAGAGCAGATTGCCGACAACCTGCTGTCGAATGCCGTCAAGTTCACACAATCCGGATCCGTCGGAATCGCGGCATCATACGACGACGGCCGGCTTGTAATGGATATCAGCGACACAGGCATCGGTATGTCGGAAGAAACCGTGGACCGCATATTCAGGCCGTTCGAGCGTGCCGACAACGTGGAGCATGTGGAGGGGTTCGGACTTGGACTTTCCATCACCAAGGGACTGGTAATTATGCTCGGAGGAACTATCGACGTGATAAGCAATGTCGG
It contains:
- a CDS encoding glycoside hydrolase family 30 protein, with the translated sequence MKRMTLHSILTHLCLIMCTAGAVCQNHYLPNPTLLIEHDTTPADIKACYVSYDGSKLLSTENLKFDDSSRDKSEGMININTNQLYQEIDGFGFAITGSASYNLSKMEAYRRHDFLVRTFSPDENVGYGCSYLRVPIGCSDFSLSDYTCCDTPGIENFALTNEETRYIIPVLQEILQINPDIKIIGAPWTAPRWMKTNGEWTAGHLREECYQDYALYFVKWIKAFAENGIHITAVTPQNEPLHGGNSASMFMLWEEQRDFIKTALGPSFRDNNIDTKIYVFDHNYSYDNWEGQIGYPSLIYSDSQAKQYISGAAYHNYSGDASEMTAIHDANPDMALLFTEWTAGEWYLRVDHARILEDVKNLIFDVVNNWGRGAIVWNMILDNNHGPYRPGGCFNGNGAVDIDIETYGKITYNSFYYTICLAMTASRPGGHRASVDGNVADTEFVAFSNPDGTTGIIATNNSVNAKKVTIYDGKRYFCIDIPPLTAASYRWQ
- a CDS encoding hybrid sensor histidine kinase/response regulator, producing the protein MIRKSGLPHIPIISGYILILVLTVAIGYAYYNEEHTLSLMDERNRSANELRREINELNMHMTALSLMGETAMEWTDMERDRYHRQRLHIDSTLCEFSRIFISEAADIDSLRILLEDKEKKLLQLAEIYRRQKALGDEMANKLPVIARQSAKEEPKKPKRKGFLGLFGKKEEPKPSATTTMLYSFNRGLMAERRAQNESLKAHADSLSRQNRNLNVRLQNLISYLDGKAQADLRQQELEIAATREESYRDIGVLTAITLLMLFVSYVIIHRDMKRRDRNKHKLEESIRQNRSLLEMRKKIILTISHDIRGPLNVISGSAELAIDTRDKRKRDGYLNNARYLCRHVVHLLNNLLDVYRLNEAKETPNNVPFRLNVLFDRIAIGAAQIINDKGLLFKHDYRNIDVTVIGDEDRIEQIADNLLSNAVKFTQSGSVGIAASYDDGRLVMDISDTGIGMSEETVDRIFRPFERADNVEHVEGFGLGLSITKGLVIMLGGTIDVISNVGKGTTFHITIPLELTGNIESSSIPEVKPVGVLRLPHNVIVIDDDPLQRDIISEMLERNAVSCKVCATASDVVKAMRERDYDILLTDINMPGTDGFALLELLRKSNIGNSRTIPVVAMTARDDDETRPLIQCGFSGCIFKPFSMQELLERISIIMAKSLPLDGDRIDFSPLIANVANPVVILQGLADSTYDDIAELKESVAKNDRKAISSVLHRIKPVWEMVGIESVLQPLRNAVKKRSTTTADIEILMSDVISAMENLIENINEELETIKNEEQDTDS